Proteins encoded in a region of the Flavobacteriaceae bacterium HL-DH10 genome:
- the aat gene encoding leucyl/phenylalanyl-tRNA--protein transferase, giving the protein MHLLTQDLCFPEVSQANEDGLLAIGGDLSVERLLLAYKLGVFPWYDSEGPILWWSPNPRFVLFPEKLKVSKSMKQVLRKTNYTVTVNKAFKTVITACSIAKREGQEGTWITNNMIDAYVKLHELGFAKSVEVWRNDILVGGLYGIDLGNGVFCGESMFAKESNASKVGFITFIQNTNYKLIDCQVYTNHLESLGAENISRDNFLTYLK; this is encoded by the coding sequence ATGCATTTACTAACACAAGATTTATGTTTCCCAGAGGTGTCTCAAGCTAATGAAGATGGCTTGTTGGCTATTGGAGGCGATCTATCGGTAGAGCGTTTATTATTAGCCTACAAATTAGGCGTTTTTCCTTGGTATGATTCCGAAGGGCCTATTTTGTGGTGGTCACCTAACCCACGTTTTGTGCTATTTCCAGAGAAGCTTAAAGTGTCGAAAAGTATGAAACAGGTATTGCGTAAAACAAACTATACGGTTACGGTTAACAAAGCTTTTAAAACAGTTATAACAGCATGCTCAATAGCTAAACGGGAAGGGCAAGAGGGGACTTGGATAACCAATAACATGATTGATGCTTATGTGAAATTACATGAGTTAGGTTTTGCAAAATCTGTAGAGGTTTGGCGAAATGATATTTTAGTTGGTGGACTTTATGGAATCGATTTAGGAAATGGTGTGTTTTGTGGAGAAAGTATGTTTGCTAAAGAAAGTAATGCAAGTAAAGTGGGTTTTATTACTTTTATTCAAAACACTAATTATAAACTTATAGATTGCCAAGTATACACCAATCATCTAGAAAGCCTTGGTGCAGAAAATATTTCTCGAGACAATTTTTTGACCTATTTAAAGTAA
- a CDS encoding thioredoxin family protein, which yields MSAIIKNSLQKGISYQAYRELVKHLVDKKSNTGEEKTKALANYTKLNDKRMKRWDKTIKISEASNRRINEFRHHITWLVITESWCGDAAHMLPAINKIAELSNYIDMKIVIRDENLELMDAFLTYGSRSVPKLIMIDDETGDVLTTYGPRPSEATSYVNRFKAENGELTPEFKEDLQHWYNDDKGQNIIEDVTEMLCQLEPNVCQ from the coding sequence ATGAGCGCAATTATAAAAAATAGTTTGCAAAAAGGTATATCATATCAAGCTTACAGAGAATTAGTTAAGCATTTAGTGGATAAGAAGTCAAATACAGGAGAAGAAAAAACAAAAGCGCTAGCAAATTACACAAAGCTTAATGATAAACGTATGAAGCGTTGGGATAAAACTATTAAAATATCTGAAGCTTCAAATCGTAGGATTAACGAATTTCGTCATCATATTACTTGGCTTGTTATTACTGAAAGTTGGTGTGGCGATGCAGCACATATGTTACCTGCAATTAATAAGATTGCAGAGTTGAGCAATTATATTGATATGAAAATTGTGATTCGTGACGAAAACTTGGAGTTAATGGATGCTTTTTTAACTTATGGGTCTCGTTCTGTACCTAAATTAATTATGATTGATGACGAAACAGGAGATGTTTTAACTACCTATGGTCCACGACCAAGTGAAGCAACAAGCTATGTAAATAGGTTTAAGGCTGAAAATGGTGAATTAACACCAGAATTTAAAGAAGATTTACAACATTGGTATAATGATGATAAAGGGCAAAACATTATAGAAGATGTTACCGAAATGCTTTGTCAATTAGAGCCTAATGTTTGCCAATAA
- a CDS encoding LacI family DNA-binding transcriptional regulator — translation MKKEIITLKKLAEILNLSISTVSRALNDHPDISETTKEKVKKLAHTMHYIPNLFAKGFRKHRTNIIGVIVPNITHYFTTTIVRGILEEASKRGYRVIISESNNDVKKQTEMLDTMIQFGVDGILASLTKMTRDIDKILPTINTVPFILFDKVSTKIPCTQITINDEEAAFNAVEHLINIGKKRIAIIKEREFSYNSEKRYAGYLRALKEHNIEVDEKIIISVDDISLHQGKSMTNLLLSFKKRPDAIFTITDSAAIGVIKTLNKFNIKIPEDIAVVGFSNNINSTIIEPKLTTIDQPGETIGKTSVKYLIEEIESVTDNITNKMIEIKGNLIIRDSTFKA, via the coding sequence ATGAAAAAAGAAATTATTACTTTAAAAAAGTTAGCCGAAATACTTAATTTGTCTATTTCTACAGTTTCAAGAGCGCTTAATGACCATCCAGATATTAGTGAAACTACTAAAGAAAAAGTTAAAAAATTAGCTCATACTATGCACTACATTCCTAACCTTTTTGCTAAAGGATTTAGAAAACATAGAACAAATATTATAGGCGTTATAGTGCCTAACATTACGCATTATTTTACAACTACTATAGTTAGAGGTATTCTTGAAGAAGCATCAAAAAGAGGCTATCGCGTTATTATCTCAGAGTCCAATAACGATGTAAAAAAACAAACAGAAATGTTAGATACGATGATACAATTTGGCGTAGACGGTATTTTAGCATCACTAACCAAAATGACAAGAGATATAGATAAAATTTTACCAACCATAAATACGGTTCCATTTATTTTATTTGATAAAGTCTCAACTAAAATTCCCTGTACACAAATAACTATAAATGATGAAGAGGCCGCTTTTAATGCTGTTGAACATTTAATAAATATTGGCAAAAAGAGAATTGCCATAATTAAAGAAAGAGAATTTTCATATAATTCTGAAAAAAGATATGCTGGTTATTTAAGAGCCTTAAAAGAACACAATATTGAAGTAGATGAAAAAATAATTATAAGTGTTGATGATATTTCCTTACATCAAGGTAAAAGCATGACAAATTTATTGCTTAGTTTTAAAAAAAGACCCGACGCTATTTTTACTATAACAGATAGTGCAGCAATTGGGGTGATTAAAACATTAAATAAGTTTAACATTAAAATACCAGAAGACATTGCTGTAGTTGGCTTTAGTAATAACATAAACTCTACTATTATTGAACCTAAACTAACAACCATAGATCAACCTGGAGAAACTATAGGGAAAACATCTGTTAAATATTTAATAGAAGAAATAGAAAGTGTTACAGATAACATTACGAATAAAATGATAGAAATAAAAGGAAATCTTATAATTAGAGATTCTACCTTTAAAGCTTAA
- a CDS encoding polysaccharide deacetylase family protein, with protein MKRYIIVLLISFSFFGYSQILKQDIPDKLVVLTFDDGCASQYTVVAPLLKLHNFNATFFMCEFPPNYKDSTKYMTWGQVKALSEMGFEVGNHTLSHAKINKITNQQYIEQVKAIEYKCDSMAIEKLESFAYPAYDLNASALEILQQLGYKYARAGGNRPYNPLEDHPFLIPSWAMKADNKDEIIDAFNQAKNGSIVVITIHGVPDIEHPWVNTPPELFKEHLQYLTDHNFKVISIKDLDDYINVNKAKQSIVPDLTKVLKK; from the coding sequence ATGAAAAGATATATTATTGTATTGCTGATTTCTTTTTCGTTTTTTGGATATTCACAAATTTTAAAGCAAGATATACCAGACAAATTAGTTGTGCTTACGTTTGATGATGGTTGTGCAAGCCAATATACTGTTGTTGCGCCTTTATTAAAACTGCATAATTTTAATGCCACTTTTTTTATGTGTGAGTTCCCTCCAAATTATAAGGATAGTACAAAATATATGACTTGGGGTCAGGTTAAGGCGCTTTCAGAAATGGGGTTTGAAGTAGGAAATCATACACTTTCGCACGCGAAAATTAATAAAATTACAAATCAGCAATATATAGAACAAGTAAAAGCTATTGAGTATAAATGCGATTCAATGGCTATTGAGAAATTAGAATCTTTTGCTTATCCAGCTTACGATTTAAATGCTTCTGCATTAGAAATACTTCAGCAATTGGGTTATAAATATGCACGTGCGGGAGGAAACAGACCTTATAATCCATTAGAAGATCACCCTTTTTTAATACCAAGTTGGGCAATGAAAGCGGATAATAAAGATGAGATTATTGATGCTTTTAATCAAGCTAAAAATGGGAGTATTGTGGTTATAACGATTCATGGCGTGCCAGATATTGAACATCCTTGGGTTAATACACCACCAGAATTATTTAAAGAACACCTTCAGTATTTAACTGACCATAATTTTAAGGTCATTTCAATAAAAGATTTGGACGATTATATTAATGTGAATAAAGCGAAACAATCTATTGTTCCAGATTTAACAAAAGTCTTGAAAAAATAA
- a CDS encoding DNA-3-methyladenine glycosylase I — MKKHRCSWCEGDALYEAYHDKEWGVPVYDDATLFEFLILETFQAGLSWITILRKRENFRKAFDDFNYKKIATYKQDKIDALLQDAGIIRNKLKVNATVSNAQAFIKIQEEFGSFSNYIWGFVDGKPIKNNCKTLQDIPATTEISDILSKDLKKRGFKFVGSTVVYAHMQATGMVNDHVAECYRYEEV; from the coding sequence ATGAAAAAACATAGATGCAGTTGGTGTGAAGGTGATGCTTTATATGAAGCCTATCATGACAAAGAATGGGGAGTTCCCGTTTATGATGATGCTACGCTTTTTGAATTTTTAATTTTAGAAACCTTTCAAGCAGGCTTAAGCTGGATAACCATACTTAGAAAGCGTGAAAATTTCAGAAAAGCTTTTGATGATTTTAATTATAAAAAAATAGCAACATACAAGCAAGATAAAATTGACGCTCTATTACAAGATGCTGGTATTATAAGAAACAAATTGAAAGTTAATGCAACTGTTAGTAATGCTCAAGCATTTATAAAAATTCAAGAAGAGTTTGGAAGTTTTAGCAATTATATTTGGGGTTTTGTTGATGGAAAGCCCATAAAAAATAACTGTAAAACCTTGCAGGATATTCCTGCTACAACAGAAATAAGTGATATTTTAAGTAAAGATTTAAAAAAACGCGGGTTTAAATTTGTGGGCTCCACGGTTGTCTATGCGCATATGCAAGCTACTGGAATGGTAAACGATCATGTGGCTGAATGCTATAGATATGAGGAAGTTTAG
- a CDS encoding HAMP domain-containing sensor histidine kinase: MILTKNSNAFRWIIIIASFIIVSLILWETYKFFQHFKDEERIKMENWSFAQSDLLKTDNLNEDMGNLPLKVITSNKTTPMIMVNVDGSIDFNNINNKKINDSIYVKKLISKFEKENRPIEVKFDGKLFSTLYYGNSPLLNKLIYYPFALLLIIILFIALIYFFYKSSKNATQNKLWSGMAKETAHQIGTPLSSLIGWTEILKTEHVNPDYITEIEKDVDRLQTITERFSKIGSIPTLEPLDIIEETINSYDYLKSRSSNLIEFKIIVPEGNIFVNLNKQLYSWTIENLVKNAIDAMKGRGKLTVEISQLENNIKVSVTDTGKGIQKKDFNRIFEPGYTTKKRGWGLGLSLTRRIIEDFHDGRIKVLQSEIDKGTTIQIVLKRAIDYAG, from the coding sequence ATGATTTTAACCAAAAATAGTAATGCCTTTAGATGGATCATAATAATAGCTTCATTTATTATTGTCTCGTTAATTTTATGGGAAACCTATAAATTTTTTCAGCATTTTAAAGATGAAGAACGCATTAAAATGGAAAATTGGTCGTTCGCTCAAAGTGATTTACTAAAAACAGATAACCTTAATGAAGACATGGGTAATTTACCTTTAAAGGTTATAACTAGTAATAAAACTACCCCAATGATTATGGTTAATGTAGATGGAAGCATTGATTTTAATAATATAAATAACAAGAAAATAAATGATTCCATTTATGTTAAAAAATTAATTTCAAAATTTGAAAAAGAAAACCGTCCTATTGAAGTTAAATTTGACGGCAAACTTTTCAGCACATTATACTACGGAAATTCGCCATTGTTAAACAAATTAATATACTACCCATTTGCTTTATTACTTATCATTATTCTTTTTATAGCGCTTATTTACTTTTTTTATAAGAGTTCAAAAAATGCCACTCAAAATAAGCTTTGGTCTGGTATGGCAAAAGAAACAGCGCATCAAATTGGCACACCTTTATCATCTTTAATTGGGTGGACCGAAATCTTAAAAACCGAACATGTAAATCCTGATTATATTACTGAAATTGAAAAAGATGTAGACCGGTTACAAACGATTACCGAACGTTTTAGTAAAATTGGTTCCATCCCTACTCTAGAGCCTTTAGATATTATTGAAGAAACTATAAACTCGTATGATTATTTAAAATCGAGATCTTCTAATCTTATAGAATTTAAAATAATAGTACCAGAAGGTAATATTTTTGTAAATCTTAATAAGCAATTATATAGTTGGACTATTGAAAACTTAGTAAAAAATGCTATTGATGCCATGAAAGGTCGTGGGAAACTTACCGTAGAAATTTCGCAACTGGAAAACAATATAAAAGTAAGTGTAACTGATACTGGAAAAGGAATTCAGAAAAAAGATTTTAATAGAATATTTGAACCAGGCTACACTACAAAAAAACGTGGCTGGGGTCTAGGCTTATCACTTACAAGACGTATAATTGAAGATTTTCATGATGGTAGAATAAAAGTTCTACAATCTGAAATAGACAAAGGAACCACAATACAAATTGTATTAAAACGCGCTATAGATTATGCAGGATAA
- the greA gene encoding transcription elongation factor GreA, protein MSKVSYYTPEGLKKLRAELKQLKDVERVKASRAIAEARDKGDLSENAEYDAAKEAQGMLEMRISKLEDALAGARVIDESQMDNSKILVLSKVKIKNQTNGMEMNYTLVADGEADLATGKISVNSPIGKGLLGKSVGDVAEIQVPNGVMKFDIIEISR, encoded by the coding sequence ATGAGTAAAGTATCATACTATACACCTGAGGGATTAAAAAAATTAAGAGCCGAACTTAAGCAATTAAAAGATGTAGAACGTGTAAAAGCATCAAGAGCTATTGCTGAGGCAAGAGATAAAGGCGATTTAAGTGAAAATGCCGAATATGATGCTGCCAAAGAAGCACAAGGGATGTTAGAAATGCGCATTTCTAAATTAGAAGATGCTTTAGCAGGAGCACGTGTAATTGATGAATCTCAAATGGATAATTCTAAAATACTGGTATTGTCTAAAGTAAAAATAAAGAACCAAACCAATGGTATGGAAATGAATTATACTTTGGTTGCTGATGGTGAAGCAGATTTAGCAACAGGAAAAATTTCTGTTAATTCTCCTATTGGTAAAGGTTTGTTGGGTAAATCTGTTGGCGATGTTGCAGAAATTCAAGTGCCAAACGGTGTTATGAAATTTGATATTATCGAGATTTCTAGATAA
- a CDS encoding DUF3127 domain-containing protein: protein MEVQGRIKMVGETQTFGSNGFRKREIVVTTEEQYPQHIMVEFVQDKTDLLNSYKEGQQVKISINLRGREWVNPQGETKYFNSIQGWRIEALQAEASGGNMPPVPPADAFEPAGDLKEDDHDDLPF, encoded by the coding sequence ATGGAAGTTCAAGGAAGAATAAAAATGGTAGGCGAAACTCAAACTTTTGGGAGTAACGGGTTTAGAAAAAGAGAAATTGTAGTAACAACAGAAGAACAATATCCACAACATATTATGGTGGAGTTTGTGCAAGATAAAACAGATTTGTTGAACAGCTACAAAGAAGGACAACAGGTAAAAATTAGTATCAACTTACGTGGTAGAGAATGGGTAAACCCACAAGGAGAAACTAAATATTTTAATTCTATACAAGGTTGGCGAATTGAAGCTTTACAAGCTGAAGCTTCAGGAGGAAATATGCCACCAGTACCACCAGCAGATGCTTTTGAGCCTGCAGGAGATTTAAAAGAAGATGATCACGACGATTTACCGTTTTAA
- a CDS encoding HIT family protein, protein MASIFTKIVNGEIPCYKIAETDDFLAFLDVNPNSKGHTLCIPKNEVDKIFDLDEATYNGLMSFSRKIALAIEKAIPCHRVGVTVIGLEVPHAHVHLIPLHSMEDARFIKKETLTVEEFKSTADAIKAQL, encoded by the coding sequence ATGGCTTCAATTTTTACTAAAATAGTTAATGGCGAAATCCCTTGTTATAAAATTGCTGAAACCGATGATTTTTTAGCATTTTTAGATGTAAACCCTAATAGTAAAGGACATACACTTTGTATTCCCAAAAATGAAGTCGATAAAATTTTCGATCTGGATGAAGCTACTTATAATGGCCTTATGAGTTTTTCTAGAAAAATAGCTTTAGCTATTGAAAAAGCAATTCCTTGTCATAGAGTGGGGGTTACTGTAATAGGTTTAGAAGTGCCTCATGCACATGTACATTTAATTCCGTTGCATAGCATGGAAGATGCACGTTTTATTAAAAAAGAAACGCTAACTGTGGAAGAATTTAAATCCACAGCAGATGCTATTAAAGCACAATTATAA
- the truB gene encoding tRNA pseudouridine(55) synthase TruB, protein MKTAEDYLSGQVLLIDKPLNWTSFQVVNKLRWEIRQAFNIKKIKVGHAGTLDPLATGLLVICTGKMTKQIDTFQGQIKEYTGTIVLGSTTPSYDLETEVDNTFPTSHITDDLIKETTKQFIGDIQQLPPVFSALKKDGKRLYEYARAGESVEIKARTVSISEFEITKIAGIHIDFRVVCSKGTYIRSLANDFGKALHSGGHLSALRRTKIGDFDVSNSTSIENFIASLKG, encoded by the coding sequence ATGAAAACTGCCGAAGACTACCTTTCTGGACAAGTTCTATTAATTGACAAGCCCCTTAATTGGACGTCTTTTCAAGTCGTTAATAAATTGCGTTGGGAAATTCGTCAAGCTTTCAACATAAAAAAAATAAAAGTCGGTCACGCAGGTACTTTAGACCCTTTAGCAACTGGATTATTAGTTATTTGCACAGGCAAAATGACTAAGCAAATCGATACATTTCAAGGGCAGATAAAAGAATACACAGGCACTATTGTATTAGGAAGTACAACACCTTCTTATGATTTAGAAACCGAAGTTGACAACACCTTTCCTACTAGTCATATTACTGATGATTTAATTAAAGAAACCACCAAGCAGTTTATAGGAGACATTCAACAATTACCTCCTGTTTTTTCAGCATTAAAAAAAGACGGAAAACGTTTATATGAATATGCCAGAGCAGGTGAATCTGTTGAAATTAAAGCACGAACGGTTTCCATTTCAGAATTCGAAATCACAAAAATTGCCGGCATACATATCGACTTTAGAGTGGTTTGTAGTAAAGGCACTTACATACGCTCTCTAGCAAACGATTTTGGAAAAGCATTACATTCTGGAGGACATTTATCTGCATTACGCCGCACTAAAATTGGTGATTTTGATGTTAGCAACAGTACTTCTATAGAAAACTTTATCGCATCGCTTAAAGGCTAA
- a CDS encoding undecaprenyl-diphosphate phosphatase — protein sequence MDIIDSIILGIIQGLTEFLPVSSSGHLELGKAILGDNSIPEESLLFTIVLHFATALSTMVVFRKDILNLIKGALKFKWNEDLQFISKIAISMIPAAIIGYSFESEFAELFSNNIKLVGFMLILTALLLYLADNAKDTNKKVSFKNAFIIGISQAIAMLPGISRSGATISTSVLLGNDKTKAARFSFLMVVPLIFGKIAKDILSGDLTYNSENFTSLSIGFTTAFVAGLFACTWMISLVKKSKLSYFAIYCAVVGIIAISYSLMN from the coding sequence ATGGATATAATCGACTCTATAATCCTTGGCATTATTCAAGGACTTACCGAATTTTTACCTGTATCGTCAAGTGGCCATTTAGAATTAGGAAAAGCCATTCTTGGAGACAACTCTATTCCTGAAGAAAGTTTACTGTTTACAATCGTTTTGCATTTTGCAACAGCTTTAAGTACTATGGTTGTTTTTAGAAAGGATATTTTAAACCTTATTAAAGGCGCTCTAAAATTTAAATGGAACGAGGATTTACAATTCATTTCAAAAATTGCTATTTCAATGATTCCTGCGGCTATTATAGGATATTCTTTCGAATCAGAGTTTGCTGAATTATTTAGCAACAATATTAAATTAGTAGGCTTTATGCTTATTCTTACCGCTCTATTACTTTATCTAGCAGACAATGCTAAAGACACAAATAAAAAAGTATCCTTTAAAAATGCTTTTATTATTGGTATATCTCAGGCCATTGCTATGCTTCCTGGCATATCACGTTCTGGAGCAACTATTTCAACATCCGTATTATTAGGAAACGACAAAACTAAAGCGGCACGTTTTTCTTTTTTAATGGTAGTTCCCTTAATTTTCGGAAAAATAGCTAAAGATATTTTAAGTGGTGATTTGACTTACAATAGTGAAAACTTCACGTCTCTATCAATAGGATTCACGACCGCTTTTGTTGCTGGTTTATTTGCTTGTACATGGATGATATCTCTTGTTAAAAAGAGTAAGCTCTCTTACTTTGCAATCTATTGTGCTGTTGTTGGTATTATTGCTATTAGTTATTCTTTAATGAATTAA
- a CDS encoding DUF1080 domain-containing protein: protein MKNIFYNGLLCILLLCYFQSCKKKTEQLKSEESTSILKNDTNFTSIFDGKTLNNWKGDPTYWRVENGCLVGEVTPETILKRNTFIIWQGDKPANFELKLEYKISATGNSGINYRSELITETPFALRGYQADIDGKNRYTGQNYEEKKRTTLAYRGEKVILENNNNIVDLKSNIKNNCWQIRDVVESLGQSDSLKVSIKNNDWNQVHLIIKGNRLKHYVNDILMSDVIDNDSINRNLSGYLGVQVHTGPPMKVEYRNIKLKNFN from the coding sequence ATGAAAAACATATTTTACAACGGTTTGCTATGCATATTACTTTTATGCTATTTTCAATCGTGCAAGAAAAAAACGGAACAACTCAAAAGTGAAGAATCAACATCAATTTTAAAAAACGACACTAATTTTACATCAATATTTGATGGAAAAACGTTAAACAATTGGAAAGGTGACCCAACTTATTGGCGCGTTGAAAATGGATGTTTGGTAGGAGAAGTTACTCCTGAAACAATTTTAAAAAGAAACACTTTTATTATTTGGCAAGGCGACAAACCAGCTAATTTTGAATTAAAGCTGGAATATAAAATCTCTGCAACAGGCAATAGTGGCATCAATTATAGAAGTGAACTTATAACCGAAACTCCATTTGCACTTCGAGGTTACCAAGCAGATATTGATGGAAAAAACAGATATACTGGACAAAATTACGAAGAAAAAAAGAGGACGACTTTGGCTTATCGAGGCGAAAAAGTTATTCTTGAAAACAACAATAATATAGTTGATTTAAAATCAAATATAAAAAACAATTGTTGGCAAATTAGAGATGTTGTTGAATCTTTAGGGCAATCTGATTCGCTTAAGGTAAGCATAAAAAATAATGACTGGAACCAAGTTCATCTTATAATAAAAGGAAACAGACTAAAACATTATGTGAATGATATTTTGATGAGCGATGTTATTGATAACGACTCTATTAATCGAAATTTATCTGGATATTTAGGCGTACAAGTACATACTGGCCCCCCTATGAAAGTGGAATACCGAAATATTAAATTAAAAAACTTTAATTAA
- a CDS encoding TonB-dependent receptor, whose product MKNLFLFLTLLVLSVGATAQQNQVQQDSTKTEKLDEVLVSAVRVNADSPITHSNVTKEQLEKRNLGQDIPILLKYLPSVVTSSDAGAGVGYTYMNVRGSNSERVNVTINGIPYNDAESQGSFWVNLGDFASSVQSIQLQRGVGTSTNGSGAFGASLNILTDAISETAFGEISNTIGSYNTRKHNVKFSTGRINNHIEIAGRLSKISSDGYVDRASTDLKSYFLQASYIDNNTLIKAITFGGKEKTYQAWYGLDATQLKEDRRQNPYTYENEVDDYQQDHYQLHWNERLNNNWSTNVGLNYTKGQGFFEQFKEDSPVSKYNDLVIATGEDWYGNPATNLIVRRWLDNKFYVANANVTYKDEKINIVSGLSYNHYTGDHFGEIIWAKEFAPTANIRDRYYFSDAKKKDLSVFSKATLKVTNKLSAYLDLQGRFVNYKTIGLTSSRNPIAVKEDYSFFNPKLGATFKFNTKNSLYLSYAIANKEPNRNDFQSNNNVKSEKLNDLEFGWRFKSDNVKLNTNVYYMNYKNQLVLTGDIDDVGEFLRDNVDKSYRLGLEIDADIILNKHLSVRPNITLSENKIKDFVLTRDGSTNNLGDTTISFSPSVVAGNAFVYQPIDNLQFSLLSKYVGEQYLSNTDTEASKLASYFTSDFNIVYEIKTNSVFKSIVLSGLVNNIFNKEYVDRGYTYLDNWSTPGTSFEVQGYYPQATTNFLVGVTLKF is encoded by the coding sequence ATGAAAAATTTATTTCTTTTTTTAACACTATTAGTGTTATCAGTCGGTGCAACCGCACAACAAAATCAAGTACAACAAGATTCAACTAAAACAGAAAAACTAGATGAAGTTTTAGTTAGTGCAGTGCGTGTAAACGCAGATTCTCCAATTACACATTCAAACGTAACGAAAGAACAATTAGAAAAGCGTAATTTAGGACAGGATATTCCTATTTTACTTAAATATTTGCCTTCAGTGGTTACTTCATCTGATGCTGGTGCAGGAGTTGGATATACTTATATGAATGTGCGTGGTTCTAATTCAGAACGAGTTAATGTTACAATTAATGGGATTCCGTATAATGATGCAGAAAGCCAAGGTTCTTTTTGGGTGAATTTAGGTGATTTTGCTTCATCTGTACAAAGCATACAATTACAACGTGGAGTAGGAACATCAACAAATGGTTCTGGAGCATTTGGTGCCAGTTTAAATATTTTAACTGATGCCATTTCAGAGACTGCATTTGGTGAGATTTCAAATACTATTGGCTCGTATAACACTAGAAAACATAATGTTAAATTTAGTACAGGAAGGATTAATAATCATATAGAAATTGCAGGGCGTTTATCTAAAATTTCTTCTGATGGTTATGTTGATAGAGCATCTACAGATTTAAAATCATATTTTTTACAGGCGTCTTATATTGATAATAATACTTTAATTAAAGCGATAACTTTTGGAGGTAAGGAAAAGACTTATCAAGCTTGGTATGGTTTAGACGCGACGCAATTAAAAGAAGATCGTCGTCAAAATCCATATACTTATGAAAATGAAGTTGACGATTATCAGCAAGACCACTACCAACTTCATTGGAATGAACGTTTAAATAATAATTGGTCTACAAATGTTGGCTTAAACTATACAAAAGGTCAAGGTTTTTTCGAACAGTTTAAAGAAGATAGTCCAGTTTCTAAGTATAATGATTTAGTTATTGCGACAGGTGAAGATTGGTATGGAAACCCAGCAACCAATTTAATTGTACGCCGTTGGTTAGATAACAAGTTTTATGTGGCTAATGCAAACGTGACTTATAAAGATGAAAAGATAAATATAGTTTCTGGATTGTCTTATAACCATTATACAGGAGATCATTTTGGTGAAATTATTTGGGCTAAAGAATTTGCTCCAACAGCAAATATTAGAGATCGTTACTATTTTAGTGATGCAAAGAAAAAAGATTTAAGTGTTTTTTCTAAGGCAACCTTAAAGGTTACCAATAAATTAAGTGCCTATTTAGATTTACAAGGGCGCTTTGTGAATTATAAAACAATTGGATTAACTTCTAGTAGAAATCCAATTGCGGTAAAAGAAGACTATAGTTTTTTTAACCCTAAACTGGGAGCTACATTTAAATTCAATACAAAAAACAGTCTTTATTTGTCGTATGCTATAGCTAATAAAGAGCCAAACAGGAATGATTTCCAAAGTAATAATAATGTAAAATCAGAGAAATTAAACGATTTGGAATTCGGATGGCGATTTAAAAGTGATAACGTGAAGTTAAATACGAATGTTTATTATATGAACTATAAAAATCAATTGGTTTTAACAGGAGATATAGATGATGTTGGAGAGTTTTTGCGTGATAATGTAGATAAAAGTTATAGATTAGGTTTAGAGATAGATGCCGATATTATATTAAACAAACACCTTAGTGTACGTCCAAATATTACTTTAAGTGAGAATAAAATTAAAGATTTTGTTTTAACTAGAGATGGATCTACTAATAATTTAGGAGATACAACTATTTCATTTTCACCTAGTGTTGTTGCAGGCAATGCATTTGTGTACCAGCCAATAGATAATTTACAATTTTCTTTATTGTCTAAATATGTAGGAGAACAATATCTAAGTAATACAGATACAGAAGCTTCAAAATTAGCTAGTTATTTTACGAGTGATTTTAATATAGTATATGAAATAAAAACGAACTCTGTTTTTAAATCGATTGTATTATCTGGATTAGTAAATAATATATTTAACAAAGAATATGTCGATAGAGGTTATACTTATTTAGATAATTGGAGTACTCCAGGTACATCTTTTGAAGTACAGGGCTATTATCCGCAAGCAACAACAAACTTTTTAGTAGGCGTTACTTTAAAGTTTTAA